From a region of the Takifugu flavidus isolate HTHZ2018 chromosome 18, ASM371156v2, whole genome shotgun sequence genome:
- the mmd2a gene encoding monocyte to macrophage differentiation factor 2a, with product MDFKKTKFGRFMNCRVPASKRYQPTEYEHAANCATHGFWILPSLVGGSVLYFLSVDQWHRTAAWLYGSGLTGLFVTSTLFHTAAWKISHLRKVEQRFHMCDRMAIYFFIAASYSPWLMLRELGPWSCHMRWLIWVMACVGSVYVFFFHERYKLLELLGYVAMGAVPALVILSMVERAGVCELAVGGVLYVVGVVFFKSDGLVPFAHAIWHLFVAAGASVHYYAIWRYLYLPESMLHTSR from the exons gtTCATGAACTGCAGGGTCCCAGCCAGTAAGCGATACCAGCCCACCGAGTACGAGCACGCGGCCAACTGCGCCACACACGGG TTTTGGATCCTTCCAAGTCTGGTAGGCGGGTCTGTGCTGTATTTCCTGTCTGTAGACCAATGGCATCGCACAGCCGCCTGGCTCTACGGGAGCGGCCTCACCGGTCTGTTTGTCACCTCCACGCTCTTCCACACGGCTGCCTGGAAGATCAGTCACCTCCG GAAGGTGGAGCAGCGGTTCCACATGTGTGACCGGATGGCCATCTACTTCTTCATCGCTGCTTCCTACTCTCCATG gctgaTGCTGAGGGAGCTGGGGCCCTGGTCGTGCCACATGCGGTGGCTGATCTGGGTCATGGCTTGTGTTGGGTCTGTGTACGTCTTCTTTTTCCACGAGAG GTATAAACtgctggagctgttggggtATGTGGCCATGGGAGCGGTTCCTGCCCTCGTCATATTGTCTATG GTGGAgcgcgcaggtgtgtgtgaactgGCAGTGGGAGGCGTCTTGTACGTGGTGGGCGTTGTTTTCTTCAAGAGCGACGGTCTGGTCCCTTTTGCCCACGCCATCTGGCACCTTTTTGTGGCGGCGGGAGCGAGTGTTCACTATTACGCCATCTGGAGGTACCTGTACTTACCGGAGTCGATGCTGCACACGTCAAGGTGA
- the ap5z1 gene encoding AP-5 complex subunit zeta-1 isoform X1 yields the protein MYSQGSESLIRQARDIEESELQKFYSRLIKVLKVKEHGHETVDSLQRLHLILSANKYSRQLPAELQKKVSSLLSSPVEQLQVLSSAVLRESSLGLEYNQKNFSPLNSHAAALLLSQVDSRTDLSSYCTQLLRNLENRQSEGLSLTHTLPILNSVITHSPDCLTEDHVTFLSKKFVDWLRYASITQGGGASSGGFFTGPRSRQPPPITELDGTVSGDFFTVLCVGQGFTEDQWMNVYSFSMLRHWLLTYHSVSNGNSTVDTVSRLQHSLSHSFSNDDRSEVDGSVVSMVSATSSSSRLLPPKERLREKAFQYCQRLIEQCDRKAHKKTDTDLQKACLVEAVCILDCVCSEDTSLVYRTFPYIKALFGRLSSDLSFARVLLPVAQFYLNHGEVAAVDCDVVWKLVFGRFPAELFNDNFLAHELLRFLRLNLDNLKFRVPQYTHFFPNLLKMLAWNSPALVDEFVDLMPSLVTAGTAVELLHTLLDLPCLSATLVLQLRAASLPIAEAGARGLVPLEAFRNPSFRGLFLFLLRTEAGTGDTIDRLSTLHELLAEAADWPRVVRCAQIVPVMLHVFFNAVIKVADEQLLAHLILVILERSSLLLNIPSYSKEIHRVFSCHLLNLCKLHPSLVVDQSHELLEFAGTTTNVYNKEEIYTHVVWVLGEYLSVSCDSRCSVNLITSCFEALEAVLFEITSSTPPAGGSCPAPRVITTLMSAMAKLASRSHDLIPRVSLFLSKLRTVTRGGSVAWCADEEDLVSIVTRGEELWSLLKTPGVAQSVLTPPSYITEPRWHRDTNMAMPLRLRLLTHLTHSQ from the exons ATGTACTCTCAGGGCTCAGAGAGTTTAATTCGACAAGCAAG AGACATAGAAGAGTCTGAGCTGCAGAAGTTTTACAGCAGATTGATCAAAGTTCTTAAAGTAAAGGAGCATGGCCATGAGACTGTTGACTCCCTGCAGAGGCTGCACCTCATCCTTTCTGCCAACAAGTACTCCAGACA GTTACCAGCAGAGCTTCAGAAGAAGGTGTCCTCACTCCTCTCATCACCtgttgagcagctgcaggtactGAGCTCAGCTGTGCTCAGAGAATCGTCCCTGGGTTTGGAGTACAACCAAAAAAACTTCAGTCCTTTAAACAGCCATgcggctgctctgctgctctcacag GTCGATTCCAGGACTGATCTCTCGTCTTACTGCACCCAGCTGCTGCGCAACCTTGAAAACCGACAGTCAGAGGGGctgtcgctcacacacaccctgcccATCCTGAACAGTGTCATCACTCACAGCCCCGACTGTCTCACTGAAG ATCATGTGACCTTCCTGAGTAAAAAGTTTGTTGACTGGTTACGTTATGCCAGCATCACTCAGGGGGGTGGGGCTTCCTCGGGAGGATTCTTTACGGGGCCTAGGTCACGGCAG CCGCCACCCATAACCGAGTTGGACGGCACCGTGTCGGGGGATTTCTTCACCGTCCTGTGCGTGGGCCAGGGCTTCACCGAGGACCAGTGGATGAATGTGTACTCCTTCTCCATGCTTCGCCACTGGCTTCTCACTTATCATTCTGTTTCCAATGGCAACAGCACAGTCGACACAG tgagcaggctgcagcacaGCCTCTCCCACTCCTTTTCTAATG ATGACCGTTCCGAGGTGGACGGTTCAGTGGTTTCTATGGTTTCGGcaacttcctcctccagccgccTGTTGCCTCCAAAGGAGCGATTGAGAGAGAAGGCTTTCCAGTACTGCCAGCGCCTCATTGAGCAGTGCGATCGCA AGGCTCATaaaaagacagacacagacCTGCAGAAAGCC TGCCTGGTGGAGGCCGTGTGCATACTGGactgtgtgtgttcagaagACACGTCGCTGGTCTACCGGACGTTCCCGTACATCAAAGCGCTCTTTGGACGGCTCAGCTCTGACCTGTCGTTCGCCAGAGTCCTGCTGCCTGTAGCTCAGTTCTACCTCAACCACG GTGAGGTCGCTGCGGTGGATTGCGACGTCGTGTGGAAGCTGGTTTTTGGCCGCTTCCCTGCCGAGCTGTTCAATGACAACTTCCTGGCACACGAACTGTTGCGCTTCCTCCGTCTGAACCTCGACAATCTGAAATTCCGAGTCCCTCAGTACACCCACTTCTTTCCAAACCTGCTAAAG atgttggCGTGGAACAGCCCAGCGTTGGTGGATGAGTTTGTGGATCTGATGCCCTCTCTGGTGACAGCGGGAACTGCGGTGGAACTCCTCCACACTCTGCTGGACCTACCCTGCCTCTCTGCCACACTTGTACTGCAGCTGAG GGCGGCCTCTTTGCCCATCGCTGAAGCCGGCGCCCGGGGCCTCGTGCCACTCGAGGCATTTCGAAACCCCTCTTTCAGAggccttttcctcttcctgcttcgaACCGAGGCAGGCACAG GCGACACCATCGATCGACTGAGCACCCTCCATGAGCTGCTGGCCGAGGCTGCTGATTGGCCCAGAGTCGTCCGGTGCGCTCAGATCGTCCCCGTGATGCTGCACGTTTTTTTCAACGCAGTTATTAAG GTAGCTGACGAGCAGCTGTTGGCTCACTTGATTTTGGTGATTCTGGAGAGAAGCAGCCTGCTCCTCAACATCCCTTCTTACAGCAAAGAGATACACAg GGTCTTCAGCTGCCACCTGCTGAACCTGTGCAAGCTGCACCCGTCCCTGGTGGTGGACCAGTCCCACGAGCTGCTGGAGTTTGCTGGGACCACGACCAACGTCTACAACAAAGAGGAGATCTACACGCACGTG GTGTGGGTGCTGGGGGAGTACCTTTCGGTGTCATGTGACTCTCGCTGCTCCGTGAacctcatcacttcctgtttcgaGGCTCTGGAGGCGGTGCTGTTTGAGATCACCTCCTCTACTCCGCCGGCAGGAGGCTCCTGCCCCGCCCCGAGGGTCATCACCACTCTGATGAGCGCTATGGCCAAGCTGGCGTCCCGATCACATGACCTCATAcccag GGTGTCTCTGTTCCTGTCTAAGCTGAGAACGGTAACTAGGGGTGGATCAGTTGCCTGGTGCGCTGACGAGGAGGATCTGGTTTCCATAGTAACTCGTGGTGAGGAGTTGTGGTCCCTGCTGAAGACCCCCGGCGTGGCTCAGAGCGTCCTGACACCCCCATCATACATCACAGAGCCCCGATGGCACAGAGACACCAACATGGCCATGCCGCTGAGGCTGCGGCTCCTTACCCACCTCACACATTCCCAGTGA
- the ap5z1 gene encoding AP-5 complex subunit zeta-1 isoform X2, translating to MYSQGSESLIRQARDIEESELQKFYSRLIKVLKVKEHGHETVDSLQRLHLILSANKYSRQLPAELQKKVSSLLSSPVEQLQVLSSAVLRESSLGLEYNQKNFSPLNSHAAALLLSQVDSRTDLSSYCTQLLRNLENRQSEGLSLTHTLPILNSVITHSPDCLTEDHVTFLSKKFVDWLRYASITQGGGASSGGFFTGPRSRQPPPITELDGTVSGDFFTVLCVGQGFTEDQWMNVYSFSMLRHWLLTYHSVSNGNSTVDTDDRSEVDGSVVSMVSATSSSSRLLPPKERLREKAFQYCQRLIEQCDRKAHKKTDTDLQKACLVEAVCILDCVCSEDTSLVYRTFPYIKALFGRLSSDLSFARVLLPVAQFYLNHGEVAAVDCDVVWKLVFGRFPAELFNDNFLAHELLRFLRLNLDNLKFRVPQYTHFFPNLLKMLAWNSPALVDEFVDLMPSLVTAGTAVELLHTLLDLPCLSATLVLQLRAASLPIAEAGARGLVPLEAFRNPSFRGLFLFLLRTEAGTGDTIDRLSTLHELLAEAADWPRVVRCAQIVPVMLHVFFNAVIKVADEQLLAHLILVILERSSLLLNIPSYSKEIHRVFSCHLLNLCKLHPSLVVDQSHELLEFAGTTTNVYNKEEIYTHVVWVLGEYLSVSCDSRCSVNLITSCFEALEAVLFEITSSTPPAGGSCPAPRVITTLMSAMAKLASRSHDLIPRVSLFLSKLRTVTRGGSVAWCADEEDLVSIVTRGEELWSLLKTPGVAQSVLTPPSYITEPRWHRDTNMAMPLRLRLLTHLTHSQ from the exons ATGTACTCTCAGGGCTCAGAGAGTTTAATTCGACAAGCAAG AGACATAGAAGAGTCTGAGCTGCAGAAGTTTTACAGCAGATTGATCAAAGTTCTTAAAGTAAAGGAGCATGGCCATGAGACTGTTGACTCCCTGCAGAGGCTGCACCTCATCCTTTCTGCCAACAAGTACTCCAGACA GTTACCAGCAGAGCTTCAGAAGAAGGTGTCCTCACTCCTCTCATCACCtgttgagcagctgcaggtactGAGCTCAGCTGTGCTCAGAGAATCGTCCCTGGGTTTGGAGTACAACCAAAAAAACTTCAGTCCTTTAAACAGCCATgcggctgctctgctgctctcacag GTCGATTCCAGGACTGATCTCTCGTCTTACTGCACCCAGCTGCTGCGCAACCTTGAAAACCGACAGTCAGAGGGGctgtcgctcacacacaccctgcccATCCTGAACAGTGTCATCACTCACAGCCCCGACTGTCTCACTGAAG ATCATGTGACCTTCCTGAGTAAAAAGTTTGTTGACTGGTTACGTTATGCCAGCATCACTCAGGGGGGTGGGGCTTCCTCGGGAGGATTCTTTACGGGGCCTAGGTCACGGCAG CCGCCACCCATAACCGAGTTGGACGGCACCGTGTCGGGGGATTTCTTCACCGTCCTGTGCGTGGGCCAGGGCTTCACCGAGGACCAGTGGATGAATGTGTACTCCTTCTCCATGCTTCGCCACTGGCTTCTCACTTATCATTCTGTTTCCAATGGCAACAGCACAGTCGACACAG ATGACCGTTCCGAGGTGGACGGTTCAGTGGTTTCTATGGTTTCGGcaacttcctcctccagccgccTGTTGCCTCCAAAGGAGCGATTGAGAGAGAAGGCTTTCCAGTACTGCCAGCGCCTCATTGAGCAGTGCGATCGCA AGGCTCATaaaaagacagacacagacCTGCAGAAAGCC TGCCTGGTGGAGGCCGTGTGCATACTGGactgtgtgtgttcagaagACACGTCGCTGGTCTACCGGACGTTCCCGTACATCAAAGCGCTCTTTGGACGGCTCAGCTCTGACCTGTCGTTCGCCAGAGTCCTGCTGCCTGTAGCTCAGTTCTACCTCAACCACG GTGAGGTCGCTGCGGTGGATTGCGACGTCGTGTGGAAGCTGGTTTTTGGCCGCTTCCCTGCCGAGCTGTTCAATGACAACTTCCTGGCACACGAACTGTTGCGCTTCCTCCGTCTGAACCTCGACAATCTGAAATTCCGAGTCCCTCAGTACACCCACTTCTTTCCAAACCTGCTAAAG atgttggCGTGGAACAGCCCAGCGTTGGTGGATGAGTTTGTGGATCTGATGCCCTCTCTGGTGACAGCGGGAACTGCGGTGGAACTCCTCCACACTCTGCTGGACCTACCCTGCCTCTCTGCCACACTTGTACTGCAGCTGAG GGCGGCCTCTTTGCCCATCGCTGAAGCCGGCGCCCGGGGCCTCGTGCCACTCGAGGCATTTCGAAACCCCTCTTTCAGAggccttttcctcttcctgcttcgaACCGAGGCAGGCACAG GCGACACCATCGATCGACTGAGCACCCTCCATGAGCTGCTGGCCGAGGCTGCTGATTGGCCCAGAGTCGTCCGGTGCGCTCAGATCGTCCCCGTGATGCTGCACGTTTTTTTCAACGCAGTTATTAAG GTAGCTGACGAGCAGCTGTTGGCTCACTTGATTTTGGTGATTCTGGAGAGAAGCAGCCTGCTCCTCAACATCCCTTCTTACAGCAAAGAGATACACAg GGTCTTCAGCTGCCACCTGCTGAACCTGTGCAAGCTGCACCCGTCCCTGGTGGTGGACCAGTCCCACGAGCTGCTGGAGTTTGCTGGGACCACGACCAACGTCTACAACAAAGAGGAGATCTACACGCACGTG GTGTGGGTGCTGGGGGAGTACCTTTCGGTGTCATGTGACTCTCGCTGCTCCGTGAacctcatcacttcctgtttcgaGGCTCTGGAGGCGGTGCTGTTTGAGATCACCTCCTCTACTCCGCCGGCAGGAGGCTCCTGCCCCGCCCCGAGGGTCATCACCACTCTGATGAGCGCTATGGCCAAGCTGGCGTCCCGATCACATGACCTCATAcccag GGTGTCTCTGTTCCTGTCTAAGCTGAGAACGGTAACTAGGGGTGGATCAGTTGCCTGGTGCGCTGACGAGGAGGATCTGGTTTCCATAGTAACTCGTGGTGAGGAGTTGTGGTCCCTGCTGAAGACCCCCGGCGTGGCTCAGAGCGTCCTGACACCCCCATCATACATCACAGAGCCCCGATGGCACAGAGACACCAACATGGCCATGCCGCTGAGGCTGCGGCTCCTTACCCACCTCACACATTCCCAGTGA